A genomic segment from Desulfovibrio sp. encodes:
- a CDS encoding TRIC cation channel family protein, whose product MQNLPLFVLDLAASFVLAAAASCRARSTGAHFSGAAVLACLAGMAAPLVRDGLLGYAAFTLNQGEYLAACVSGGVAGILIGQSSRGWLSFFWLDALGLALGAGVGTVKGLMGGLGPTGCILVGVLGGIVGGLVRDLCLGDMARVVEEEMYATAAALGGMLALALLLLTNLPQWQSALCGSVLVLVLRGMRKVKFS is encoded by the coding sequence ATGCAGAACCTTCCTTTGTTTGTGTTAGATCTGGCGGCCAGCTTCGTGCTGGCCGCTGCCGCATCTTGTAGGGCGCGCTCTACAGGTGCCCATTTCAGCGGCGCTGCCGTTCTTGCCTGTCTGGCAGGGATGGCGGCGCCGCTTGTGCGTGACGGGCTGCTTGGCTATGCCGCTTTTACTCTCAATCAGGGGGAGTACCTGGCCGCGTGTGTTAGCGGCGGCGTAGCGGGCATTTTGATAGGGCAGAGCAGCCGGGGCTGGCTTTCCTTTTTCTGGCTCGATGCACTGGGGCTGGCCCTTGGGGCTGGCGTAGGTACCGTAAAGGGCTTGATGGGGGGGCTTGGCCCCACTGGCTGCATACTGGTTGGGGTGTTGGGCGGTATTGTTGGTGGCCTCGTGCGCGACCTGTGCCTTGGCGACATGGCCCGTGTAGTGGAAGAAGAAATGTACGCTACGGCGGCAGCGCTGGGGGGTATGCTGGCTCTTGCACTGCTGCTGCTCACAAATCTTCCGCAGTGGCAAAGCGCCCTGTGTGGCTCTGTGTTGGTTCTGGTGCTGCGGGGGATGCGAAAAGTCAAATTTTCCTGA
- the rny gene encoding ribonuclease Y, with the protein MDPLFIAALVAAALLGVALGVLAHKRSAAKRVGDADDLAKRIVAEARKEAQAQKKEILLQGQDDLFNQKRELENEFKEREREVKARERKLEEMGGRLEEKLEKATTREHELLTSEKELARKERQLTESEIFLQTRIEEQEQRLSEIAGLTADEAKARLFSEIEAKTRHESARMIRQIEMEARETADRKAKEILCNVIQRYAGDYVNEQTVTAVTLPSEDMKGRIIGREGRNIRALEAATGVDLIIDDTPETVILSAYSPLRRQVAKMALERLIQDGRIHPARIEDIVQKCEQELDTQVREVGEQATFDAGVHGIHPEIVRLLGQLRYRTSFTQNVLQHSLEVSALCGMMAAELGMDVKKAKRAGLLHDIGKAVDHEVEGPHALIGADIAKKYNESQEIIHAIAAHHEDQRPSTALAVLVQAADSISGARPGARKELLENYVKRLEDLEGIATSFDGVSKAYAIQAGREIRVMVNSDMVDDDTTYILCKDIAEKIEKNLTYPGQIRVTVIRERRAVGLAK; encoded by the coding sequence ATGGATCCATTGTTCATTGCAGCGCTTGTAGCTGCGGCGCTGCTGGGGGTGGCGCTGGGGGTGTTGGCGCACAAGCGTTCAGCCGCAAAGCGAGTTGGCGACGCCGATGATCTGGCGAAACGCATAGTTGCTGAAGCGCGCAAAGAGGCGCAGGCCCAGAAGAAAGAAATTTTGCTTCAGGGTCAGGATGATCTGTTTAACCAGAAACGCGAGCTCGAAAACGAATTCAAGGAACGTGAGCGCGAGGTCAAGGCCCGCGAACGCAAGCTTGAAGAAATGGGCGGTCGCCTTGAAGAAAAGCTGGAAAAAGCCACCACAAGAGAGCATGAGCTGCTGACCTCTGAAAAAGAACTGGCCCGCAAGGAACGCCAGCTCACAGAGTCTGAGATATTCCTGCAGACCCGTATCGAAGAGCAGGAGCAGAGACTTTCGGAAATCGCCGGCCTCACCGCCGACGAGGCAAAGGCCAGGCTTTTCAGCGAAATTGAGGCCAAAACACGGCACGAATCGGCGCGCATGATCCGCCAGATCGAAATGGAAGCGCGCGAAACTGCCGACCGCAAGGCCAAAGAAATTCTCTGTAATGTCATCCAGCGCTATGCGGGCGACTACGTCAACGAGCAGACCGTCACGGCCGTGACCCTTCCCAGCGAAGACATGAAGGGTCGCATTATTGGTCGCGAGGGGCGCAATATCCGCGCACTCGAGGCGGCCACCGGCGTCGATCTCATTATAGACGACACGCCCGAAACCGTTATTCTCTCTGCCTACAGTCCTCTGCGCCGCCAGGTGGCCAAGATGGCGCTTGAACGTTTGATTCAGGATGGCCGCATCCACCCCGCCCGCATTGAGGATATTGTACAGAAGTGTGAGCAGGAGCTGGATACGCAGGTGCGCGAGGTGGGCGAACAGGCCACATTTGACGCGGGCGTTCACGGCATTCATCCTGAAATTGTTCGCCTTCTTGGGCAGTTGCGCTACCGTACCTCATTTACACAAAACGTGTTGCAGCATTCGCTTGAGGTGTCTGCCCTGTGCGGCATGATGGCCGCCGAGCTTGGCATGGATGTTAAAAAGGCCAAACGTGCAGGTTTGCTGCACGATATCGGCAAGGCCGTTGACCACGAGGTTGAAGGCCCGCACGCCCTCATCGGCGCGGACATCGCCAAGAAATACAACGAAAGCCAGGAAATCATCCACGCCATTGCCGCCCACCACGAAGACCAGCGCCCCTCAACGGCTCTGGCCGTGCTTGTGCAGGCAGCGGACTCCATCTCTGGCGCGCGCCCCGGCGCACGTAAAGAATTGCTCGAAAACTACGTGAAGCGGCTTGAAGACCTGGAAGGCATCGCCACCAGTTTTGACGGCGTCAGCAAGGCATACGCCATTCAGGCTGGCCGTGAGATTCGCGTGATGGTCAATTCCGATATGGTTGACGACGATACCACCTATATCCTCTGTAAGGATATTGCTGAAAAGATTGAGAAGAATCTTACCTATCCCGGGCAGATCCGCGTAACTGTCATTCGCGAACGCCGGGCAGTGGGGTTGGCCAAGTAA